The following coding sequences lie in one Moritella viscosa genomic window:
- the rmlD gene encoding dTDP-4-dehydrorhamnose reductase gives MDRLLVTGLKGQIGQSIKARIDHQLWDVLLTDIDTLDITNAEQVSSLFLQFRPDVVINTAAYTQVDKAEKEVAIAEAVNAYGPYLLAKECQRIGALLIHFSTEYIFGGHDKVGYSETDKPAPLNVYGRTKLQGDQYVKSYLTNYIIIRTSWVFSEYQHNFVATMLSLNRNTDEIRVVNDQLGCPTYAGDLANLALDIAKDYTLETGRYQFGEYNFCGDRGVSWFDFSCAIFEESDKYQPDGQHRNLKAVTSEEYASIAKRPKNGILNCHKISPIFKPSDWREKLQHVVKKSIA, from the coding sequence ATGGATCGACTACTTGTTACAGGGCTGAAAGGGCAAATCGGCCAATCAATAAAAGCCCGTATTGACCATCAGTTGTGGGACGTTTTACTTACCGATATTGATACTCTGGATATTACTAATGCAGAGCAAGTTTCATCATTATTTTTGCAATTTAGACCCGATGTAGTGATTAATACTGCTGCTTATACTCAGGTTGATAAAGCCGAAAAAGAAGTCGCTATTGCAGAAGCTGTCAATGCTTACGGCCCTTATTTACTTGCAAAAGAATGTCAAAGAATAGGTGCGCTACTAATTCACTTTTCTACAGAGTATATTTTTGGTGGCCACGATAAAGTGGGTTATTCAGAAACAGATAAACCTGCTCCTTTGAATGTTTATGGCAGAACAAAGTTACAGGGTGATCAATATGTAAAATCGTATTTGACCAATTATATTATTATTCGTACATCCTGGGTGTTTAGTGAATACCAACATAATTTTGTGGCGACTATGCTATCACTTAATCGTAATACGGATGAAATTCGTGTTGTTAACGACCAGCTAGGTTGTCCAACGTATGCAGGTGATCTAGCTAACTTGGCGCTTGATATTGCCAAGGATTACACGCTTGAAACTGGCCGTTATCAATTCGGTGAATATAATTTTTGCGGTGATAGAGGGGTTAGCTGGTTTGATTTTTCTTGTGCTATATTTGAAGAATCTGATAAATATCAACCCGATGGTCAACATCGAAATTTAAAAGCGGTAACGAGCGAAGAATATGCTTCAATCGCCAAACGGCCAAAAAATGGTATTTTAAATTGTCATAAAATATCGCCTATATTTAAACCGTCGGATTGGCGTGAAAAATTACAACACGTGGTTAAAAAATCAATTGCATAA